The following nucleotide sequence is from Aspergillus nidulans FGSC A4 chromosome I.
CGATGATCCTAACCCTGTTAGTATACCAGAACCTCTTAGTGAACATCTTTAAGCAATGACCAACCTTTCATGCATAAGAAGAACATGCGGACGACCGGAAACATCTGGATGAATGGTCATAGGAAAGACAAACTCATCATACTCACGATAGAAATAATCGAAATGATCCTAAGAGACGGAGGTCAACATCAAATTCTCAAAGAGCAGGGGAAAAGGAAACAGAGATGAACCAACCTTCCAAATATCCTCCACATCTCTCGGATTCACCCAACCATGACTATTTGGCGCCTTCTTGATAAACATCATCGGTGGCAAGTCATCAAGGTACCAATTTCCCGGTATCTCCACTAGCCCTGTCTCCTTACCCCTCTCCAAAGGCTTCATCCAAGTCTCTGGCTTCTGGCTATAATTGATCTTCGTCCAGCTATCGCCCGTCCGAAGCCAGTACATCTGACAATCATGATGCAGCATGGAATGATCGTACTCGATCCCATAGTCGAGCAGCAATTCCGTCATCTCCTGGGATGTCTCCCACCACGGCGCAACCGTGCCGCGCGGTGGTTTCCCACAAAAGTCTGTAATCATGCGGTAGGTCTTGTCGAGGATAATTTTTTGCTGCTCAATTGTCATGTCTGTTGGGTTCTCGTGGCTGTACCCGTGCAAGCCGATTTCGTGGCCCGCGTCGCGGACCATGGCGCATTCTTCGGGGAAAGTCTCGAGTGAGTGACCGGGGATGAACCAGGTGGCTTTGATGCCGTATTTCTCAAAAAGCTTAAGGAGACGCGGGGTTCCCACGTGGCCGGCGAAGAGACCTGCGATTGTGAGATTAATGGAACAGGATTATGGCATTACGTGCCATACCTCGACTGATATCACTGGCGCTGTCTTCGCCGCCATATGAGCCTAGCCATCCGGAGACGGCATCGATATCGACACCGTAGGATACGAGAACTCGCTTCTTTCCCATGTTGTACTTGCTTTGTTTAGGTGGCGGTGTAGGTAGTCAGACTTTTATGTCTTCATCCTGACGCCGTCCTCCTGAGCTTCTTAACTGTTCAAGGGTGGGGTTTGCTTCAAAAGCCGATAAAAGGTTGCAGGTACTGTAGGAATCAGTTACGCAATGATAAGCAGGGCAGCCGCGGGGTAAACCCGAGATGGAGCAACTTCTGTGCCTGCGATTCGACCAATGCGCCGTCGGACTAAAATTCGGCATCTTGGGAGACCATGGAGGACTCCTTGAAGGTTTTCGGTGGAGAGCTCCCCGCAGGCTTATCGCGGCGTGAGGGGTTGGCTTCCTTATCGTTATCATGCAGTACAATGAACCAAGGGCTCGTCATGGACTCTGAGTTTTGTATCATATATCATAAATGCGGCCTTATTTTTATACACAATCCCCGAAACCACTGCAGCAGTATGACTATTCTGGTCCACAGAATATATGGGATTTTGGTGCGTAAAGAGCTTACCGCTCACGATCCATAcagcaacaagaaggccCCAGAAGTGGGGATTAAGGGTTTAAAGATGGGGTAGGGGGCCAGAGAGgttcatttctcttctcaatcAGGAAAGTGACTAACTCCGCCAAATCCGCTCAATCACTGTAGCAGCCCCCAGtaagctctcttcctctaGCCGTTTCCCAATTACCTGCAGGTTAACGGGTTGACCCTCCATAGCCTCGGCGTCATAAAGACTCCAATTCCATGCATCAAGGTCATTTCTCGGCCGATAGTCTGGCGGAAGGACATCCTTATCTGCCCTAACTCTGTCCACAGGGAAAGTGATGGCCGGGTAATCAAGGAGATTCCAGATCTTGGTATACCCAACCCAGCGCACGCTCCGGTGAGGCACGGCAACATGTGGCATCGTCGGGCTAAGTAGGACATCAACAGGTTTCCCAGATGGTGAGCGAGCTGCATTCCAACCGTCCAGGTATTTCTTCTGCAGATTATTCCTCTCCGTATTCATCTGCCAGTACTCGTAGACTGAAATGGGCTTTCCGCGATTCACCAATGCTTCGACGTGGGGAATGAACGGCTCTCCGGCGACAGCGACATCGCGACGCACatcctctcctccatcaacggTATAGTATCGATCCATCAGACTTATGCATTTGAGGTGGTCCGATGTATTCCAGGTGACAAGTTCATGGCCGTTTGCTTCGAGCTTGGCTGCAAGTTCTCGCATCGCACGTTCGATGGGAGGATGTATCTTTACCACCCCATCGTCCAGAATCAAACCTATTACCAGTGGCCGGGACTGTATGCCCCGGAAGACGCTTTCATTCCACGGCAGGTTTGCGCATCTTGGATCTAGATCCCAGGGGCGAGAACTGGTTAGAAGCCGagttatatagtatattGAGTTGATATCGCGGGCCATTGGCCCAACGGATGAGGGAACGTGCTCTTGGCCCTCCGTGGAGACGGGGACGCCGCGATAGGGCAGCCTGCCACTCTACTCCATTGTTAGCTGCAGTTGTAATTGGCGTGCTTACGCGAAACGGTAGACGTACGCTAGGTTTGAATCCATACAATCCCAGAATGCTTTGCGGGATTCGAATACTACCGCCGATGTCTGTACCAAACCCCAAGATAGAACCATGCAATGCAAGCAGCGCAGCCTCGCCGCCAGTAGAGCCGCCAGGTGTGAGCGCAGGGTCACGAGGATTGATTGTCAAACCCCATAGTGGATTCTCTGTTTCCGCCCACTGGTTGCCGTCAGATTTGTGAGACAGTATATCGCCAACTGAAGAGACATACCATGATGCTTTGCGGTAGGTTCGTTTTGGCCAGGATAATGGCCCCCATTTTCTTGAGCATCTGAACCAAAACTGCATCCTCAGACGCGGGAGAGAATGACCGGCCAACGTAGCCGATAGTCGAGTCATAGCCCTTGACGTTGAACTGATCCTTGACTGTAACTGGTACACCGTGCAGGGGTCCTATGAGCTTTCCTGTTGCTTTGAACACCTTGTCCAGTTCTCGAGCTTGGGCCAAGGCATCATTGAATATGACCTCCGTAATGCAATTTGTCTGAAATTATCGAGTCAGCTGAGACCAAAAAAACTCCGGCATCTTGGTCTTGACTTACAAGCTGGTGAGCTACAGTAGCCCTAGAACCGATCAGCATCAATAAATCGACAATGTCCGTCTAACAAACTTACCTTCTGATATACGCGAAAGTGACTTGCTCAGCAGTAAAGCGGCCTTTCCGGAGCTGCTCTACCAGGGCCGGAATATTGTCAATGTTTGTTATCTCCTGCACCAGCGGGTCATGTTCAAGACAAGAGCGATTCGAAACAGAGCGGACCCGAGGCGGCCGGTTGTCAATGTCAGAGACAAAATACGGATTGAGTGCCTGGTCGCGCAGAGCACGTTTCTTTGCGACTGTCTGCTCCCATGGTTGAAGGCTGCCCATCCTCGTATGAGTTAGATAATGAAGAGTAAGTTGGGGCACTTCAACCTAGGAGCCTTTCATTTCTTGTCGTTCTTATGTATCTAAGGAAGCTTGTCCATCTGCGAATCATGTCTCAAGCGATTGGGCGCGTTTTAGGGCGACCATATTGGAGTCATCCTAATGTGTCGCCGACCAATGTCGGGGGTGGAGCTGGGTTCGAGTTGGAGTCATCTGGGTCGTTCTCCATAATAAGTAAGTTACCTGACTAGTTGACTAATGGCGCTACTGCAGGTTGTGCTGCAAAAGTGGCGGTCATATCAGACCCCGATATTTGAGGGCTGTATGGTATTATGGTTAAGATGTGAAAAAGATTTCTTTCATAGGCATCAATAACCTCACATCTTGTTTCCGCCTCTATTAATTTTAACTGCCGCGGGTGCATTCATAGAATCATGGCTCCTGCTCACCTCAACCCCGGCCAACTCTATAATACAAAATGTCTCGTGCCGGAGGAGACAGACGAGAACCCATCCAAACTCCAACATGCAGTGAGTCGTTGATATTCGCTGATAGGATACTAATGCATAGGCGACCTGTGATCATAATGGATGTAAGAAGTATGAATCTAACCGATAATCCGTAGCGTAACCTGAACGGTCGATCAAAACGAATAAATAAAGGGCTAAGTTGTTTCATGATCATCGTGAATGCCAAAGGCTCCATCCTTGAAACGCCTTCTTACCGTCCCGCTTGTAAATGCGCCAGATATAAACGGGGACCCCAGCGACAATGAATGCTACTACAATGAGAGTTTGTAGTGGTTCGGAGATGACGGCACGACTGAGCAAGAAAAGACTGACACAGCAGAATATAATTGGCGTCGAAATCCAGGTCTTATAGGGCCGCTCTAGCTGCGGTTCCCGAACGCGAAGCACGATGAGACCCAGCACGGTGAGAAAGTAGAACGTGTATCCTGCAACGCCGTAGAAGGTGACAAGGGTGCCGAACTCGCCAACGATGACATATAGCAAAGTAAGGATGCCATTCAGCGCCATCGCATTAATGGGTGTGTAGCCAATCCATGTCCCATTGCCAAAGACCCGACGGACTAACTTGCTCATCCACGACTGGCGTTGAAGCCGGTTCATGCTGCTGGACGAGCCTTGCGTCCAAAGGTTGCCGAACAGTGTTGGAAGATAGCCTTCCTTACCAGCTGCGTAGACTAGGCGTCCGCTCGTGAAAACAGTCGCATTCAAAGCACCGAAACAGCTTGCAGAAACGATAAGCGCAAAAATCAAGGCACCTATACTGCCAAATACCTTGTCACCGAACTGGACGGCAATGGTGTTGGTAGCTTCAATGGTGGAATGCGGCAGGACGAAGAAGTAGGAGACATTGGCCAAGAGATAAGAAACAATAACAAGGGGCATTGCAGTATGAATCACACGCGGGAGGTCTCGATTTGGGTTTTTAAATTCGCCCGTCACGTAGTTTGTCTGCGCTGTGTCAGTGGGCCGATCTGAAAGTTGTATTGGCGATACCCACATTGTCCCAGCCATCGAATGCCCACAGACCTGCATACAATGCCATAGCCCAACCTGAAATATCCATGTTCGTGCCCTCGAACCAGCTGATTTTCCATTCCTGATTGGCCTGCCCCTTCGCTGACAGGCCAGTGGCGGCAACAATAATCCCAATAATGGCGACACCGATCAATGCGACAAATTTGAATATCATGAATAAATCTCCAATCCGAGCAGCTAACCGAGTAGAGAGACAGTTGAGACAAATGACAACAAGAAGTCCACCAAAGGCAACGCCTTTGTTGATCCAAGGGCTGATCTGTTCGACTTCGGCACCTAATATAGCTCGAACCACATATTCTCCGAAGATGATCGAGATAATGGCTGCACTGCCAGGCTTGAGCACTAAGACAGCGCACCACGTAAAGAGGAATCCCGCCAATTCTCCGAATATTTTAGACAGATAAGCCTGGGCACCACCATTTAGAGGGATTGCGCCTCCCAGCTCAGCATAACTTGCTGCTCCGGTCCAAGCTAATAATCCGGCAACGAGCCAGGCAATCAGTGCACCACCAGGTGATCCCACATTAGCGTTGACTTGGCTAGGTGATGAGAAGATTCCCGAGCCGATCACCAGTCCCACTACCAGGGACAATCCATTGATATAAGTCAACGTCTTATTCCGCTCTAACGAACCATCAATACcaccgccatctccatcgATTTGAGTTGGAGCCCCCAAGGGAGCGTAGCCATCGGCAGTCTGGGACAGAGGAAACAGATTCCTCCCAAAATCGAATGCGGAAGAGATAGAGTATGACCGATCAGGTCGCGGTCGTGACGACAAGTGGGTCATATGTGGATTGGAGTTCGAAAGGGGGTCCTCATCCTCTAGCGATAGCTTGCGCGAGGACGAAATGCCTGAGGGGGAAGATGAGCGAGAGAGGTCGAGGGCGGATTCgggagaggacgaggccaAAGACGCGAGTTCTAGCGAGTCTCTAGCGCCATTTTCAGATCTCGATTCGGGAGCATTAAAGGTTATTCGGGACATGGCGTTGTAGATATGTTGGTTGTCGAAAGGAGGTCCTGGTTGGTGGTTATTGATCGGAGCAGTGACTGTCGAAAGGGTGCCATGCCCTTTGGTAGGGAACAGCGAGAAAGAGCGTCTCTAGTGTCAGGGAACAAAGGGCTGATCCCAGAGCGTTGAATAACATAAATGAGGGAAGTCCGAAATCCTagggaagaagggcgacAGGCTAATCTTGCCTTCTGGCTGGCACAAGTAAACGGAGCTCGAGCGCTTGAGGATCGTCATTCGTGCCCAATTCGGACTAGTGCTTCACCCTTGCAAAAAAGACCAGGGGCGGCTATGTGCGGAGTTCCAGAGACCGCGATATCTTCTACTTTGAGATTTTAGACCGTCCCATGAAGCCCAGAATTCGATTACGgggcttcctccttcaaGATGCGTTTTCAGCGCGGTCGTTAGCTCGGACACAGCGACGACATGCCACTggttcctcgtcctctcctcaacctccccGGGCGTCCCCGGCTTCCCGTCGGTGGCTGCGGCTGACATTGGTAACCGTCACAGCTGCGGGAATTGGTGCATACATAAAATGGATGCAGGACATGAAAACAGCCTCTACGACCTTGAACCCAGGTCGATTCACGTCATACCAATTAGTATCTCGCGAACCTGTCTCATCCACCGGCAGCTTGTTTACGATCAAGCCTCCAAAATCAGATGGAAGCAATCTCAAAGTATATGAAGATGCATGGAATACTGGGGTATGGAGTGTTATGTTCAAGCAACCACAGTTGCAAATCGGCCGTGACTATACTCCTCTGCCGCCAACGTCAGCTAATGAGGACGATGAGTGCCTGCGATTCTTCATTCGCAAAGACCCCTTTGGAGAAGTTTCCCGGTACCTGCACAGCCTGAAGATAGGTGCACGCATTGAAGTACGTGGACCTCGAATCGAGTGCGAGATTCCTCCAGATACAGACAGGATTCTCTTTATTGCTGGTGGGACTGGAATTGCGCCTGCTCTGCAGGCGGGACATACCCTCCTTCGACGTACGGACCATATCAGAAAACCCACAATACACATTCTTTGGGCAAATCGGCAGCGGCAAGATTGCGCTGGTGGGTACAATGAGACTACGGACACAACTGCTGAAACACGAATGTCATGGCTTTACGGGCTCTTTGGATCTTCAAAATCAGTTACCAGGCCGGCTCCTGCTGAGGTAGCGGATACTGTGGAGCCGTCTCTTATTGTTCGAGAGATAGAGGCTCTCAAAGCGCAGTATCCTGAGCAAGTTACCGTGCAGTATttcgttgatgaggaaagCAGTTTCATTGGGAAGAAGACCATATTGGAATGCACCAAAACCGCCGTGCCGTCCTCCCCCGACAAGAGCAAACGCAATTTGATCTTTGTTTCGGGACCGGAGGGCTTCATCAGCTACATGGCTGGACCCAAGCTCTGGGCGCAAGGCATGGAGCTGCAGGGTCCTCTACAAGGCATCATAAAGGAGCTTGATCTTCAGGATTGGGCCGTTTGGAAGCTTTGACAGTCGTAGGCCTGATTCATCCAAATATCCACCCCTCTTGTAGTACAGATGTAATGCATTGTCGTTTTAACGATAGAGAGTATCCGCTACCAGACTACACTGTATTAAATCGATAATGCCGATaacggaggcggcggcgccCTTTTCGCCGAGCGATCCTCGAACTTGAGTCTTGAAGACCGGGTTGACCAATGATAATCCGCGCCACCTGATTCGTCAGGAACAAAGGTAGAAGACCGAAACCCGCAAAATAATTCGGACACCCTCAaccatcttctccgcactCCGCAAGAAGAACAATGACTGTAAGTTGCCCTGCGGATACTGTCAATTGTGCTGTATGTACTGTACTTCCGGGTCACTGATTCAATGCAGTCGCGTTTAGTGTCGCAAAGCGGCCTCGGTCGCCGCTGGGCAGTGCTGCGATGCGCGCTGTCAAAGACCTACCAACGACGAACACTCACTTCCACCAGACGCCAATTCCAAGACGTTTTTCAGTCGCAACTTGAAGATCCTACCTCAGCTGCGCTATTTTCTGCTTTGAACTCTTCAAAAGCCGTACCCCAAACGCTTACCGAAAAGATCGTACAGAAGTACTCTGTGGGATTGCCACAGGGCAAGTTCGTCAAGTCTGGCGACTATGTTACTATCCAACCCCACCGTTGCATGAGTATGTTCAATATCCAGGAGCTAGCTCCAAACGAATGTTGGCCGGAGTTGTGGCTAATAAGATGAATTCTAGCACATGACAACAGTTGGCCATGCGCATTGAAGTTTATGTCCATTGGTGCTTCTCGTTTGCATAACCCGGATCAGATTGTGATGACTCTCGACCATGATGTGCAGAATAAGTCTGACAAGAACTTGAAAAAATATCGGCAAATCGAGGAATTCGCCACTCAGCACGGCGTGGAATTTTACCCCGCTGGTAGAGGTATTGGCCATCAGATCATGATCGAAGAGGGATTTGCCTGGCCTGGTACTCTTGCTGTCGCGAGTGACTCGCACAGTAACATGTACGGTGGTGTTGGGTGTCTGGGCACTCCAATCGTGAGAACTGACGCGGCTAGTGTTTGGGCGACTGGTAAAACCTGGTGGCAGATTCCCCCTGTGGCGAAGGTGACGTTCAAGGGCGTCTTACCACCAGGTGTGACCGGTAAAGATGTTATTGTCGCCCTTTGTGGTCTGTTCAACAAGGACGATGTTTTGAATCATGCGATTGAATTCACTGGATCTGAGGAGACAATGCGAAGCCTCTCAGTGGATACTCGGTTGACCATCGCCAACATGACAACTGAGTGGGGGGCTTTGTCTGGACTCTTCCCCATTGACAGCGTGCTGAAGGGGTGGCTGAGGGGCAAGGCCACGACGGCAGCCATGGGGCTTGCGGACGGCCCTTTCAAGACCCGGGCTGCTGAGCGATTCACGCACCCGCTCCTAGAGCAGCTGTTCGAGAATCCGTTGACTGCTGATAAAGGCGCCAAATATGCCAAGGAGCTGTTCCTGGACCTTTCAAGCCTTTCTCCTTACGTCTCTGGACCCAACTCAGTCAAGGTGGCTACTCCTCTTAAAGAGCTTGAGGCCCAGAACATCAAAGTGGACAAAGCATACCTTGTCTCCTGCACAAACTCTCGAGCCTCAGATATTGCTGCCGCTGCGAAGGTTTTCAAGGAGGCTGCCGAAAAGAACGGCGGCAAGATCCCCAAAATCGCCGACGGCGTCAAGTTTTACATCGCGGCTGCGTCAATTCCGGAGCAGTTAGCAGCCGAGGGAAATGGTGATTGGCAGACGTTacttgaagctggagcaaCGCAGCTGCCCGCTGGGTGTGGACCCTGCATCGGTATGGGCCAGGGTCTGCTGGAACCTGGCGAAGTCGGTATTAGTGCTTCGAACCGTAACTTCAAGGGTCGCATGGGTAGTACTGAGGCGAAGGCGTATCTGGGAAGCCCGGAGGTCGTCGCTGCCAGCGCGCTGAGCGGAAAGCTCAGTGGGCCCGGCTGGTACCAAACCCCTGAAGGCTGGACAGAAGTGATTCGCGGTGAAGGAGACGGCATCCGCGAAGAGGATCGAATGCTGACGAAcgaagaagctctggagaagataaTTGGTCAGCTGGATGACCTTGTGGCCGATGGTGAGAAGCGTTTTGCTTCGGAGACCCCAGCAGTTGAGGAATCCGAGCAAGGCCTGACAGAGATCTACCCCGGATTTCCCGAACGCGTCTCTGGAGAACTTGTCTTCTGCGACGCCGATAATGTCAACACAGATGGGATCTACCCTGGAAAGTACACCTATCAAGACGACGTGCCCCCTGAGACTATGGCCCGCGTCTGCATGGAGAATTACGATCCAGAATTCTCGACCACTGCTAAGGAAGGGGATATCCTGGTAAGCGGTTTCAACTTCGGCTGTGGCAGCTCTCGAGAGCAAGCTGCCACTGCTAtcttggcgaagaagattcCTTTGGTTGTATCAGGCAGCTTTGGAAACATTTTCTCCCGTAACAGTATTAACAATGCTCTGATGGGCCTCGAGGTCCCACGGCTGGTCAACCGCCTTCGTGAGACATTTGGATCTGGCGACAAGGTTCTCACTCGCCGTACTGGCTGGACTCTGACCTGGGACGTGCGGAAGAGCCAGAtcgaggttcaggaaggccCGGGCGGACCCAAGTGGACGCACAAGGTTGGAGAGCTACCACCAAACGTCCAGGAGATCATTGCCAAGGGCGGTTTGGAGAAATGGGTTAAGAACGCCATTGGTGCTTGATCAATGAGCCTGTTACTGAACGAGGATGGATTTTTTGTGTTCTATTATACCCAGCGTGCTCCCTTATATGTCCAGGGGAATTCAACCGCATTGACATAACCCGGCGTTGAGTCAAGCTGTTATGCGTTCAGGTGCTTATTTCTGGCATCTGCTGTTGTTCCGATCTTAGAGCCTTGGTGAAGGATGTGTATGTACCTATATAAAAGCGATCTTATTGCTCAATTAGACAGATTTTATTGCTTCTCTCAACTGTGCAGGTTCGTCAGTCTTGATCTAGGTTCTACTAACATTCCGCAGCAGCTAAAAGGCTATTATCAATGCATGCCTCCTGCTTTGAGGGAGAGTCTAGGCGGGATAGTGGTCAATGATTTTCGCCTTCAGGCCCATCGCATTCAAGTTTGACAGTCTCGCCGCTTGTACTTTCGCCTCGACCCAACGTTAATATCTGCATTTTATTTACGCCGGCATGTTCATCATTGACTGGATAAGAGCCAGGCCTCACGATACTCCAGCTGAACACAATAGAAATTGGATATTGCACTTGATGAATGCTGCATGGTCATGGAAGCCCTCCTTGTAAGGGTTGAGGTTCTTACACAAGGCATATAGGCTCTCGCAATCGTATGAGGGTGCTCTGTAAGGGAGATGTCATAAGGAGACATTAGGGAAGGCTTCATTCACCGATATTCTCAACAGACAGATTTTTATACGAAAATCCTCCTCAGATAGTCTGCGCTCAGGCCTCTTTCTCCAGAAGCCGTACAATAAACCCAACTGAATTCCTTGGCTTTTCCGTCTTCGTActctgctccttcttcacaGAGCCGATAAGGGGGCGAGGACAATTATGTCAAGGCGTGGAGTCCCAGGCCATTCTCACACTACTCCTATTTTCCTGGATATCGTCGACAAACAAGCATACTCACCTCGATTTAATGCACTGGTCATGGAAGGCCGATAGGGGCAGATATGTGTCCCCCTCATGAGAAAACTGACTTGTGCTTTGCCGAAGTAACTAGATCTTATAATGTAACCTCCCCGGCCAATAATGAAGAGGGTTGCAGAAGGATCAAACCCCCAGGGCATCAAATGTCCATTGTCTCTCTCCCAAGCCTACCCTTGGCCTGCTTCGAGCGCACCCAGCTGACAACGACGCTTTTGTTGATGCCTCCATGCATCCTACTTCCGACCAATCGCCTCAAGAGACTAGCAAACAGGACACTGCCCTTGCTGAGCCTCCCACTTCAGGCAGGTATGATGGCTCTGCCAGACTTAGATTGGATGGTAGTGGCAAAAGCCCTTAAAGCCCCGGATGTTGCGAATACCGTACCGATCAAGTATCTTAGGCGTGATTGGTGTCACACAGCACGGTCTATGCCTACTTCCCAACACAGAACTTCTCGAAAACCACGCCCAACACGTCTTCGACATCGCCGCTTTCACCCTTGCCCGTAATTGAGGCAAGAGCATCTGCAGCATAACGCAAGTGCTCAGCGGCCACTACAATATCCACCTCCGATTCAACCGAGTCCGGTCCCGGAGACCCTGAATATGGGCCATCAGGGGTATCgcgagatgaggagggattTGCTTGAGCTAGGAATTCTTCTAAGCTCTGAAGGCACAGCTGCAGGTTAGAGCTTTGACGATGACTAACCCCGAGTGAGTCTTCCCAGTACGATCGATCGTACTGCCCGTTGGCGTCTCCGTCTACTCCGGCTGGGGTGGCCATTTCCTCGAATGTGGAGATTAGGCCCTGCAGGAAGGACGGCCAGGAGTTCGTCATCGGCTGTTCGAGTCCATCCGAAGATTCAAGACATGAGATGCCGAAGACGCGCTTCTTCGGTACTTCTGGGAATATCTGGTTCACTTTCTGGGCTATTTCGTGTGGCACTTGACTGGCCTCGCTCTGATCCAGTGGTGGCAACCGGTCGCATTTATTGATGGCCACAATTATTTGCTTGCCGGCACGCACGCACTCGTTGGCTGCATCTACAACGTCCGGCTCCATGGCAAGTCGGAATGGTGCCCCTTCATCCGatccttcctccaccgagATCACCACAACAACAACGTCGGAGGCCATAGCTCGCGCGCGAGCCCGCCGAatcccctccttctcgacaCTGCCAATTACCAGAGAGGCACCGCCGGGAGAGTTAGAGCTAGGCTCCGATCGAATACCCGCCATGTCACCCAACTTGCAATACCAACCGCCCAGGTCTATTCCCACATCTACAATATCCCTGGTGGTACCTTCCTCTGTACTTACGATAGCAGCCTCTCGACCAACAATCCGGTTCAAGAGCGAGCTCTTACCCGCATTTGGCGCTCCCAGCAGAGCAACCTTTATCCCACTACGCATCAGCTCGCCCTTTGATGCATTCTGAATGTGCAGTGCGATCTGCCGGCTGAGAGCCCGCACCTGCGTCGAGACAGATAGAACCAAATCGTCCGATGACTCATCAAAATACTGGTCCTCGGAGAAATCAATCAATGCTTCGAGCTCCCCGCGTGCGTAAAGTAATTGTTGACGCCATTTTTCGTATCGTTTTGATAACGCGTCACTTGCGCCACGTACAGCCAGGCGCCGCTGCTGTTCCGTATCTGCCGCCAGAGTGTCACCCAGTGCTTCGATTTGCGGGAGTTCAAGCCTGTCGTTCATAAATGCCCGCCGGGTGAACTCTCCTGGCTCTGCGTAACGAACCGAATGCTCCTTTCCGCTAGTTTTCGATATGGCCGACAGGACTGATTTTACGATTGCCGGTCCTCCATGAAGATGAAACTCCAGTACATCCTCCCCAGTAGCTGTCTTAGGGCCAGGCATATATAGTACTAGGGCTCCAGCATCTAGAATATCTGCTTGGCCACAAGGTTCGTCTGAGGCCGGGTCGTAGATGGTGCGAACGGCTGCTACCCGAGGACGCGGAAGTGGTGCTTTGGGACATAACGCTTGGTAGATCTAGAGCAATATGACAGATATTAGCATATACTCCTTTTGATTCTTCCGAAGGGAAATGCAGTGCGCCTACCGAGACACAGGCCGGCCCCGAAACCCGGACAACGGCAATGGCAGCGCGACCAGGAGCCGTTGATAGCGCGTAAATAGTGGAATCACCCTTGTAAAGTAATCGAGAGGGTACTGTCGCTGCGAAGCATCGATGTTGCGGTGTCGATGAAACACTGGTATTCAGGGCATGGCACAATGGATGCGCTTTAGCCCAGGGTTGGTTCCGTGGCAAGCGAACGGGAGTAGCAACCCTTCGCAAGTGCCAGAACGGAGATGCCCGCATGCGCGGAGATATATAAAGAcaaaagcgaagaaagagTTATTGAATGGATAACCGGAGACTGGGATCATTGATCTTAAAGCTGCTTCACCCGAGTGGACAAAATGAACCCTGATCACGTGAGACCCTTACGAACTGGAGTCGAGCTCAGCAGGGCCTACTACCCTAATTCAAAACTAGGTCAGGGACATTACCATACAACTAGAGTTATGACAGATTAATGTTGAACAAAAAGTCCACCCACTTCGTCACGCCTGCGTGCCGAATAGGAACTCGTGCTCGATTATT
It contains:
- a CDS encoding tRNA modification GTPase (transcript_id=CADANIAT00007294) gives rise to the protein MRASPFWHLRRVATPVRLPRNQPWAKAHPLCHALNTSVSSTPQHRCFAATVPSRLLYKGDSTIYALSTAPGRAAIAVVRVSGPACVSIYQALCPKAPLPRPRVAAVRTIYDPASDEPCGQADILDAGALVLYMPGPKTATGEDVLEFHLHGGPAIVKSVLSAISKTSGKEHSVRYAEPGEFTRRAFMNDRLELPQIEALGDTLAADTEQQRRLAVRGASDALSKRYEKWRQQLLYARGELEALIDFSEDQYFDESSDDLVLSVSTQVRALSRQIALHIQNASKGELMRSGIKVALLGAPNAGKSSLLNRIVGREAAIVSTEEGTTRDIVDVGIDLGGWYCKLGDMAGIRSEPSSNSPGGASLVIGSVEKEGIRRARARAMASDVVVVVISVEEGSDEGAPFRLAMEPDVVDAANECVRAGKQIIVAINKCDRLPPLDQSEASQVPHEIAQKVNQIFPEVPKKRVFGISCLESSDGLEQPMTNSWPSFLQGLISTFEEMATPAGVDGDANGQYDRSYWEDSLGVSHRQSSNLQLCLQSLEEFLAQANPSSSRDTPDGPYSGSPGPDSVESEVDIVVAAEHLRYAADALASITGKGESGDVEDVLGVVFEKFCVGK
- the lysF gene encoding homoaconitase LysF (transcript_id=CADANIAT00007293), with the translated sequence MQSRLVSQSGLGRRWAVLRCALSKTYQRRTLTSTRRQFQDVFQSQLEDPTSAALFSALNSSKAVPQTLTEKIVQKYSVGLPQGKFVKSGDYVTIQPHRCMTHDNSWPCALKFMSIGASRLHNPDQIVMTLDHDVQNKSDKNLKKYRQIEEFATQHGVEFYPAGRGIGHQIMIEEGFAWPGTLAVASDSHSNMYGGVGCLGTPIVRTDAASVWATGKTWWQIPPVAKVTFKGVLPPGVTGKDVIVALCGLFNKDDVLNHAIEFTGSEETMRSLSVDTRLTIANMTTEWGALSGLFPIDSVLKGWLRGKATTAAMGLADGPFKTRAAERFTHPLLEQLFENPLTADKGAKYAKELFLDLSSLSPYVSGPNSVKVATPLKELEAQNIKVDKAYLVSCTNSRASDIAAAAKVFKEAAEKNGGKIPKIADGVKFYIAAASIPEQLAAEGNGDWQTLLEAGATQLPAGCGPCIGMGQGLLEPGEVGISASNRNFKGRMGSTEAKAYLGSPEVVAASALSGKLSGPGWYQTPEGWTEVIRGEGDGIREEDRMLTNEEALEKIIGQLDDLVADGEKRFASETPAVEESEQGLTEIYPGFPERVSGELVFCDADNVNTDGIYPGKYTYQDDVPPETMARVCMENYDPEFSTTAKEGDILVSGFNFGCGSSREQAATAILAKKIPLVVSGSFGNIFSRNSINNALMGLEVPRLVNRLRETFGSGDKVLTRRTGWTLTWDVRKSQIEVQEGPGGPKWTHKVGELPPNVQEIIAKGGLEKWVKNAIGA